One genomic region from Asterias amurensis chromosome 7, ASM3211899v1 encodes:
- the LOC139939867 gene encoding uncharacterized protein: MLLLTVVISVTSSFRSAEHLLHFAHSNTHHSTRRYLVTLKKNWLKLKSNQPNKKMTLAIFFIAAVILGTASTGASQGVPIPKRPPRGFVYNASSCTAPVELKVFVDLTCPDCKAAWPTLLQVAEVYNHASMVTFEVLIFPLPYHRASFPAAQVSYVLNKIAPEKAYTWFTYMFKNQAKYYNSAILKQSQDAVLKMLADDLFTATGIKQSETLPHLVDSDASREDAIVMWKYACSRTVSGTPTALINDVRIDFGIDWTLDDWSKVINPLLMNQEYSSPKKSCPAGEERCEYLPGKIECCLSGEACIPNVGCRC, from the exons ATGTTGTTATTGACTGTAGTCATTTCGGTCACGAGTTCTTTCAGGAGTGCAGAACACCTACTACATTTCGCTCATTCAAACACACACCATAGTACTCGCAGGTACTtggtaactttaaaaaaaaattggctgAAGCTGAAATCAAATCAACCGAATAAGAAGATGACACTCGCCATATTCTTCATAGCTGCTGTCATTTTGGGCACAGCGAGTACGGGAGCCTCACAGGGCGTCCCAATACCCAAGAGACCACCGAGAGGGTTCGTCTACAACGCCAGTTCCTGCACGGCACCGGTGGAACTTAAAGTATTCGTGGACTTGACTTGTCCTGATTGTAAGGCAGCATGGCCTACACTGCTACAG GTAGCCGAGGTTTACAACCATGCGTCTATGGTTACCTTCGAGGTGCTTATTTTCCCGCTGCCGTACCATCGGGCCTCGTTTCCAGCCGCACAG GTATCCTATGTTCTCAACAAAATTGCACCGGAGAAAGCCTACACATGGTTCACGTACATGTTCAAGAATCAAGCCAAGTATTACAACTCCGCCATCTTGAAACAATCTCAAGATGCTGTTCTGAA GATGTTGGCAGATGACCTTTTTACAGCCACTGGTATCAAACAGAGCGAAACGCTCCCTCATCTCGTTGACTCTGATGCTTCGAGAGAAGACGCCATTGTCATGTGGAAGTATGCCTGTTCAC GGACAGTTTCGGGGACACCAACTGCTCTCATCAACGATGTTCGAATTGACTTTGGTATCGACTGGACACTGGACGATTGGAGTAAAGTCATTAATCCATTACTCATGAATCAG GAATACAGTAGTCCGAAGAAATCTTGCCCGGCTGGAGAGGAAAGATGCGAGTACCTTCCGGGGAAGATAGAGTGTTGTCTGTCAGGAGAAGCCTGCATCCCTAATGTGGGTTGCAGATGCTGA
- the LOC139939866 gene encoding proto-oncogene Wnt-3-like, whose translation MEIKMWLSCCLLLCSFAVEMGQVYASGMWWTLGTAYTFADDQIFEYPCRNIPGFQNRQLRFCEQNEEFVPTVAEGANKGIVECQFQFKGRRWNCTTIDGDESVFGKVLQRGSREKAFVNAIFSAGVAYSVSRACSRGDYLGCSCDTRHQGPTDQPHQIVANSTWRWGGCSEDVDFGIDFSRKFTSSKELRNRASVIMDKHNDEAGRKAVSDSLELKCKCHGISGSCELQSCWWQMIPFRKLGLLMKDKYDSAAEMRIVRQSEARGRIETLQPKSLLYKPPTKADLVYYESSPDYCEFNPELGSLGTVGRQCNKTSNAIDGCQLMCCGRGYNTIVHQVTERCNCRFVWCCKVLCDNCERNYEIHTCK comes from the exons GACACTTGGAACTGCTTACACATTTGCAGATGATCAGATTTTCGAATACCCGTGCAGAAACATACCTGGTTTCCAGAACAGACAGCTCCGTTTCTGTGAACAAAACGAAGAGTTTGTCCCCACCGTCGCTGAGGGCGCCAACAAGGGTATCGTAGAGTGCCAGTTTCAGTTCAAAGGTCGCCGATGGAATTGTACAACAATTGATGGAGACGAGTCTGTGTTTGGAAAAGTTTTACAAAGAG GTTCGAGAGAGAAGGCTTTCGTGAATGCCATATTTTCCGCAGGTGTAGCGTACTCTGTCAGCAGAGCGTGTTCCAGGGGCGACTACCTTGGATGCAGCTGTGACACACGGCACCAGGGCCCGACTGATCAACCCCACCAG ATAGTTGCAAACAGCACGTGGCGATGGGGAGGGTGCAGCGAAGATGTTGACTTCGGTATCGACTTCAGCCGAAAGTTCACCAGCTCCAAGGAGCTCAGGAACAGGGCCAGTGTCATCATGGATAAACACAATGACGAGGCTGGACGCAAG GCAGTATCAGACAGTCTGGAGTTGAAGTGCAAGTGTCACGGTATATCGGGAAGCTGCGAGCTCCAGTCATGCTGGTGGCAGATGATCCCGTTCCGTAAACTCGGCCTGTTGATGAAAGATAAGTACGACAGCGCTGCCGAGATGCGGATCGTCCGTCAGTCCGAAGCACGGGGCCGCATCGAGACCCTTCAGCCCAAATCACTCCTCTATAAACCGCCGACCAAGGCTGACCTGGTGTACTACGAGAGCTCACCGGACTACTGCGAGTTCAACCCCGAGCTTGGCTCTCTCGGTACGGTGGGCCGCCAGTGCAACAAGACATCCAACGCGATCGACGGGTGCCAGCTCATGTGCTGCGGCAGAGGGTACAACACCATCGTGCACCAGGTAACGGAGCGTTGCAACTGCCGGTTCGTCTGGTGCTGCAAGGTCCTGTGCGACAATTGCGAAAGGAATTATGAGATTCACAcgtgtaaataa